The nucleotide sequence GGAACATTAGCAAAAGCTGCTGATTTGATGATCGAAAAAGGAGCATTGAGCGTAAGAGCAATTTGTACTCATGCTATCTTATCAGGTGCTGCTTACGAAAAAATCGAAAACTCTCAATTAAGCGAATTAATCGTAACTGATTCAATTCCGTTGAAAAAAGAATCTAAGAAAATCAAAGCCGTAAGTTGCGCGCCTCTTTTTGCAGAAGTAATGCATATGGTACAACACAACAACTCGATTAGCGGGAAGTTTTTGATGTAAAAAAGACTTAAAGTCGTCAAACACTTTAAGCACAAACAAGAATTATTAATAATTATATATACAAAAATGAAGTCGATTACAATTAAAGGATCAGAAAGAGAAAGCGTGGGCAAAGTTGCTACTAAAGCCTTACGTAATGCTGGAGCGGTTCCTTGCGTTTTATACGGAGGAGATCAACCAGTGCACTTTTCTGCAGAAGAAAAAGCATTCAAATCATTGATTTACACTCCAAACGCACACACAGTTGTGATCGATCTTGGAAATGGAAAATCTTTCAATGCAATTTTACAAGACATTCAGGTTCACCCAGTGTCTGACAAAATTTTACACATTGATTTCTTTCAAATCTTTGATAACAAAGAAATCACTATTGAAGTTCCAGTAAAAGTAACTGGAAAATCAAAAGGTGTTATGGCAGGTGGAGATTTACGTATGAACAACCGTAAATTAAAAGTAAGAGCGTTACCAGCAAATCTTCCAGATTTCGTTGAAGCTGACATTACTCCATTGGATATGGGTAACAAATTATACATTACTAAAGTTCCTACTCCAAACTTTAAAATCATGCACCCAGACAACACTGTTATCTGTCAAGTGAAGATTTCTCGTGCGGCTATGAAAGCGGCTCAAGAAGCTGCAAAAGCTGCAAAAGCAGGACCTGCAAAAGGAAAGAAAAAATAATATTTTTTCAAATAAAACTAAAAGACTGTCCCACAAAGACAGTCTTTTTTTTATGCCTAAATTTCAAATTAGAGTATTGTTTTTTAGGAGCTATTCCTGCTATACGTTTCAATCTTGTGGCGGCTTAACGCCTGCCGCCACAAGGATTTCCACTTCTATCAGGGCTAGGGCAGTTGTAGCTCCAATAACGATTTTAATTATCACAACAACGCTGCTATTTTTAACTCGACAAAAAATCAAAATCAGTATCCGCGAAAAACTGCCAAATCTGCGTGCTTATATTTTTACACAGATTTTCATTTCACCGAAATAGAAAATAATTCGAGAGAATTTTTCAATTCTATTTAACTTCTCTTTTGAGTTGAATAAATAATAGCCACGAATTACGAAATTTAATTCGTGAATTCGTGGCTTTTTAAATCGTATATTCTGGTCGCTTCACCAAGTTAGCAACACTATTGTTAAAGTCTTAAAACCATTTCTTTTTATCTGTGTCCAAAAATTTTTAAAGCATTAAATTTTTATCCAAAATCATACTACCTTTGAAGCATGAAAAGAATTCCGCCGCAACTTGTAGCCAAACTGGAAAAAAGAATACAATCCAACTCCTTAAGGCAATTAGGAAGCACACGCTCACCTATTGACTTTTCATCTAATGATTATATAGGATTCTCAAAATCACAAGCCATTTTCGATGAAACCCATGAATACTTACTCCACCATCAGTGGAATCAAAACGGTGCCACGGGTTCTCGATTAATTTCGGGAAACCACCCTGTTTACACTGTAGTCGAAAACGAAATTGCCTGTTTTCATCAAACAGAATCGGCTTTGGTTTTTAATTCAGGTTATGATGCCAATGTTGGTTTTTTTAGTTCCGTTCCTCAAAAAGGAGATTTTATTTTCTATGACGAACTTTGTCACGCTTCCATCCGCGACGGAATCCAATTATCAAATGCTAAAGCCTATAAATACACCCATAACGACTTTGAAGATTTAGAGCGACTCATACAACGATGTCAGACTGAGCTTGTCGAAGTCTATATTGTTACCGAAAGTATTTTCTCCATGGACGGCGACACACCAAACCTTGAAGAATTGACCACACTGACTGAAAAGTACAATTGTCATTTAGTAATAGACGAAGCCCATGCATTAGGCGTTTTTGGAGACAAAGGAGAAGGCTTAGTACAATATTTAGAACTACAAGACAAAGTATTTGCCCGCATCATGACTTTTGGAAAAGGTCTTGGTTGTCACGGAGCCGCAGTTTTAGGCACAACCGACTTGAAAACCTATCTAGTCAATTTTGCCCGTAGTTTTATCTATACCACAGGATTGAGCCCACATGCAGTTGCAACGATAGGAATAGCTTATAAAAACTTAGAAACGCAATCTCAGTCGATTGAGAAATTACGAAACAACATCACCGTTTTCAACCAACAAAAGAAGTTAGCAGGATTACAACCTATGTTTGTTCGTTCCAAATCGGCGATACAATGCGCTATCATTCCAGGAAACGAAAAAGTAAAAAACATAGCGAGTCAATTACAAGAAAAAGGTTTTGATGTAAAAGCCATACTTTCCCCTACCGTTCCCGAAGGACAAGAACGATTGCGGTTTTGCTTACATAGCTACAATACCGAAGAGGAAATAACGGAGCTATTGAATACATTAGGATCGTTGGTTTTTTTGTAGCCCACAGATTAAACGGATTTTACTGATAGACACTGATAATTTTATTTTCTTATGGTTAAATAATCGTATTATCTCTAATAAAAAAATATTTCACTTAAATCTATTCATAAGTATTTTTTGTATTTTAGCTCAGTTCACTACCAATACTGATGTTTTATGTCAAACCTACTTCACAAAGCTTTAACTGACTTAATATTAAAAGTCTACTTTGACGTTTACAATCAATTAGGATATGGCTTTTTAGAAAAAGTGTATCAAAATGCTATGTATTTTGAATTAAAGTCACTTGGATTAAAAGTGGAAGCTCAAAAACCAATAAAAGTCTATTTCAAAAATCAACTAGTTGGTGAGTATTATGCTGATTTACTAGTAGAAGATAAAGTAATTGTAGAATTAAAAGCTTGCGAACTTTTGATGAGTGCTCATATTGCACAAATCATGAATTACCTAAAAGCAACAGAAATTGAGGTAGGTCTCGTTTTAAATTTTGGAGAAAATCCCGAATTCAAACGCATTCTATACACAAACGACAGAAAAATTAATAAAAAAAATCCGTGATAATCGGTTAAATCCGTATGATCTGCGGCCCATTACTATGAAATTATTTATAACAGGAATATCTACTGATGTAGGCAAAACAGTTGCCTCTGCAATTATCACCGAAGCTCTCGAAGCTGATTATTGGAAACCCGTTCAGGCCGGCGATTTAGAAAACTCAGATACGCATAAAGTACGGTCGTATGTATCGAATGAGAAATCGGTTTTTCATAAGAACAGTTATGCTTTGAACACACCTGCAAGCCCACATTTGGCAGCAGAACTCGATGGAATCACCATTGATATCAACCAAATAAAATTACCAGAATACACTAACGAACACCTTGTTATTGAAGGCGCGGGCGGTATTTTCGTTCCTTTCAATTCTACGGACATGGTGATTGATTTGATTCAGCCGGATTATAAAGTGGTGGTAGTTTCTAGACATTATTTAGGAAGCATCAACCATACCTTATTGACTATTGAGGCTTTACAAAACAGAAAAATTGAGATTGCTGGAATTGTTTTTAGCGGAGATGAAAACCTAGCGACCGAAACGATTATTTTAAACAAAACAGGTGTTAACTACCTAGGTCGGATTGAGCAAGAACCTTATTTTGATAAAAATGTCATCAAGGAATATGCGGAACGTTTTAGAGAAAAGCTTTTGGGATTGCAATAAAATGGCACACTGATTTAACGATTAACACCGATTTTTATTAAGAGCTAATCTTTATTAAAAGGCAAACCTCAAAATTGCGGAAAATAAAATTTCATATTGCATCCGAGTAAATATGCAACATCCGTGGGCTAATAAAAACGTGAATTTATAAATCGGCACTTGATGTTGTCCTGAGTCCCGCGTGAGGGATTGAAGCTGGCTACCAAAGTAGCGCGGAAAGCCCGACAGCAGTAGCAAAGGGGCTGTATCAACGCAAAGGAAAGTAAGCCCCTTTGCTAGTGGTGGCACGCCCAAAGAGATATTCCTGTTAAAAGAGTCGGCTGTTTTATGGGGACTGTGTATCTTTGCGGCATAGTTTATACTTATGACTTTAGCAGCACGAAATTTAAAACACAATTGGCATCCTTATACACAACATAAAACTTCGCGAACGCCTATTGCGATTGCTCGTGGAGAAGGCGCGTTATTGTGGGACGAGGATGGAAAAGAATATATTGATGCGATTGCATCCTGGTGGGTAAATCCTTTTGGACACGCCAACCGCTTTATTGCTGACGCGATTTACAAACAATTGACCACACTTGAACATGTGCTTTTTGGTGGATTTACCCACGAACCAGCAGTGGTGCTTTCGGAAAAACTCATCGAAATATTGCCTAATAATCAGCAGAAACTTTTTTACTCTGACAACGGTTCAACCTCGGTAGAGATTGCAATCAAAGTAAGCATGCAATATTTTTTTAACCAAGGAATCAAGAAAACCAAAATCATTGCTTTTGAAGATGCCTTTCATGGGGATACTTTTGGAGCGATGGCGGCCAGTGGAATTTCGTTTTTTACGGAAGCGTTTAAAGATTCGTTGATTGAAGTGGTTCGGATTCCGGTACCTACGGCTGGAAATGAAGCCAAAAGTATTGAAGCTTTAGAAAAATTAGCGGCAACGAATGAATGTGCGGCTTTTATTTTTGAACCTTTAGTGCAAGGTGCTGCGGGAATGGTGATGTATGCTCCTGAAATCCTAGACCAATTGATGGCGATTTGTAAAGCTAATGAAGTATTTACAATTGCAGATGAAGTGATGACGGGTTTTGGAAAAACGGGACGTAATTTTGCTTGTGACTATTTGGAACAACAACCGGATATGATGTGTATATCGAAAGCTTTGACAGGCGGAACCATCCCGATGGCGATTACGAGTTTTACACAAGAGATTTTTGATTGTTTTTACGATGATGACATCAACAAAGCCTTGTTTCACGGACATACTTTTACAGCGAATCCTACGGGTTGTGCTGCGGCACTGGCGAGTTTGGAATTACTCCAATCTGAAGAAATGCAGGAGAATTTGAAACGAGTGCACGCCAATCATTTGGTTTTTGAAGCCAAAATGAAACAGCATCACAAAGTCAAAACGACTCGGGTTCTGGGTGTGATTTTGGCAATCGAAATCAAAACGGACAGTCAAGAAAGTTATTACGGATCGATGCGTAACTTGTTATATGATTTCTTTATTGAAAACGGTGTGATACTGCGACCGGTTGGGAATATTGTGTATGTTTTGCCTCCGTATGTGATGACTGATCAACAACTGAACAAAGTATATCACGTTATTGAAAATGCATTAGAAATCATTTAAGATTTTTCAAACATATAGATTCCTATTTTAAACCATTAAGAGATTAAGCTTCATTAAGCTACTCCTTAATTTTCTTAATCTCTTAATGGTTAGTTTTTTTTCTAACTCTATTAAATTGTTAGTTTTACTCATTAAACAACTATTATTTTGTCACAAAAAATAGCGATTACCGCCCTTGCTTCTGTATCACCTTTGGGATCTCAACCTGAGTTGATTTGGAACAACTATTTGAATACTGCAAATT is from Flavobacterium sp. NG2 and encodes:
- a CDS encoding 50S ribosomal protein L25/general stress protein Ctc, coding for MKSITIKGSERESVGKVATKALRNAGAVPCVLYGGDQPVHFSAEEKAFKSLIYTPNAHTVVIDLGNGKSFNAILQDIQVHPVSDKILHIDFFQIFDNKEITIEVPVKVTGKSKGVMAGGDLRMNNRKLKVRALPANLPDFVEADITPLDMGNKLYITKVPTPNFKIMHPDNTVICQVKISRAAMKAAQEAAKAAKAGPAKGKKK
- a CDS encoding pyridoxal phosphate-dependent aminotransferase family protein; the protein is MKRIPPQLVAKLEKRIQSNSLRQLGSTRSPIDFSSNDYIGFSKSQAIFDETHEYLLHHQWNQNGATGSRLISGNHPVYTVVENEIACFHQTESALVFNSGYDANVGFFSSVPQKGDFIFYDELCHASIRDGIQLSNAKAYKYTHNDFEDLERLIQRCQTELVEVYIVTESIFSMDGDTPNLEELTTLTEKYNCHLVIDEAHALGVFGDKGEGLVQYLELQDKVFARIMTFGKGLGCHGAAVLGTTDLKTYLVNFARSFIYTTGLSPHAVATIGIAYKNLETQSQSIEKLRNNITVFNQQKKLAGLQPMFVRSKSAIQCAIIPGNEKVKNIASQLQEKGFDVKAILSPTVPEGQERLRFCLHSYNTEEEITELLNTLGSLVFL
- the bioA gene encoding adenosylmethionine--8-amino-7-oxononanoate transaminase; its protein translation is MTLAARNLKHNWHPYTQHKTSRTPIAIARGEGALLWDEDGKEYIDAIASWWVNPFGHANRFIADAIYKQLTTLEHVLFGGFTHEPAVVLSEKLIEILPNNQQKLFYSDNGSTSVEIAIKVSMQYFFNQGIKKTKIIAFEDAFHGDTFGAMAASGISFFTEAFKDSLIEVVRIPVPTAGNEAKSIEALEKLAATNECAAFIFEPLVQGAAGMVMYAPEILDQLMAICKANEVFTIADEVMTGFGKTGRNFACDYLEQQPDMMCISKALTGGTIPMAITSFTQEIFDCFYDDDINKALFHGHTFTANPTGCAAALASLELLQSEEMQENLKRVHANHLVFEAKMKQHHKVKTTRVLGVILAIEIKTDSQESYYGSMRNLLYDFFIENGVILRPVGNIVYVLPPYVMTDQQLNKVYHVIENALEII
- the bioD gene encoding dethiobiotin synthase, encoding MKLFITGISTDVGKTVASAIITEALEADYWKPVQAGDLENSDTHKVRSYVSNEKSVFHKNSYALNTPASPHLAAELDGITIDINQIKLPEYTNEHLVIEGAGGIFVPFNSTDMVIDLIQPDYKVVVVSRHYLGSINHTLLTIEALQNRKIEIAGIVFSGDENLATETIILNKTGVNYLGRIEQEPYFDKNVIKEYAERFREKLLGLQ
- a CDS encoding GxxExxY protein, with protein sequence MSNLLHKALTDLILKVYFDVYNQLGYGFLEKVYQNAMYFELKSLGLKVEAQKPIKVYFKNQLVGEYYADLLVEDKVIVELKACELLMSAHIAQIMNYLKATEIEVGLVLNFGENPEFKRILYTNDRKINKKNP